The proteins below come from a single Benincasa hispida cultivar B227 chromosome 4, ASM972705v1, whole genome shotgun sequence genomic window:
- the LOC120075622 gene encoding ACT domain-containing protein ACR12 yields MAMATSSSTFIASSYTSPSLFPCRSRFLESEFVAHVPHRCFGGAARLTFWRKWNILSASTNGLNAVSPTSLIFDQDSVPMPIVLIDQDSDSNATIVEVSFGDRLGALIDTMRALKDLGLDVAKGTVSTEGPVKQTKFYLTRLDSGRKVEDPDLLESIRLTIINNLLKYHPESSQQLAMGEAFGIQPPEKKLDVDIATHVHVKADGPKRSLLCLETADRPGLLLEVIKILADINIEVESAEIDTEGLVAKDKFHVSYGGAALNSSLSQVVVNCLRYYLRRPETDIDSY; encoded by the exons ATGGCTATGGCGACCTCGAGCTCCACCTTCATCGCTTCTTCTTACACTTCTCCTTCTTTGTTTCCATGCCGGTCCAGGTTCTTGGAGTCGGAGTTCGTTGCTCATGTCCCTCACCGCTGCTTTGGTGGTGCTGCTAGGCTGACTTTCTGGCGGAAATG GAATATCCTGAGTGCATCAACCAATGGTTTGAATGCAGTCAGTCCAACATCATTG ATTTTTGATCAAGATAGTGTGCCAATGCCCATAGTTCTCATAGATCAAGATTCAGATTCTAATGCAACTATAGTGGAAGTCAGTTTTGGCGATCGTCTTGGAGCTCTTATCGATACG ATGAGAGCATTAAAAGATTTGGGTTTGGATGTGGCGAAGGGAACTGTTAGTACAGAGGGACCAGTCAAGCAAACAAAGTTCTATCTGACAAGATT AGACTCGGGCCGGAAAGTAGAAGATCCTGATTTGTTGGAGAGTATTCGTTTAACCATCATCAACAACCTTTTGAAGTATCACCCG GAATCTAGTCAACAGCTTGCAATGGGAGAGGCTTTTGGAATTCAACCTCCAGAGAAGAAG CTTGATGTTGATATTGCAACTCATGTTCACGTGAAAGCTGATGGACCTAAAAGGAG CCTACTTTGTTTAGAGACAGCAGACCGACCTGGATTGCTGCTTGAAGTTATAAAAATACTTGCCGATATCAATATTGAGGTTGAATCAGCAGAGATAGATACAGAA GGGTTGGTCGCCAAGGACAAGTTTCATGTCAGTTATGGGGGAGCTGCACTGAATAGTTCCTTATCTCAG GTTGTGGTAAATTGTCTACGTTACTACCTGCGGAGGCCGGAGACAGACATAGATAGTTACTAA